Genomic window (Nymphaea colorata isolate Beijing-Zhang1983 chromosome 1, ASM883128v2, whole genome shotgun sequence):
TCTATATATGGCTCAAGTTATGAGTTCAATTGTTCTTGCTGGATTGTGCAGTTATGGGTGATGAGTGGCTATTGtgtctctttccttttctcccttttgtACTTATGCGTGCTTGAACTTGTCCGTCATATACCATTGAATCCTTGAACTTATCTTTTTTAGGAGCTTTTCTTGATCTAGAATCTGATGCCTTGCAATCTTACCTGGAGTGCTTTATCCTGTGATAGCATTACCTTGCCTTCTAAAGAAGAACTCCAAATTATCAACTAGTGATTCTGCCGAAATTGCTAGCCACACTCATAGCATGTTTTTTTACGTTGAACCAACAATCTCATCATTAATCTAGAATCGGATGCCTTACTGTCTTACCTGTGAGTAATGTAAATAATGGATATATGAATAGAAATAATTAATGATCTATTTTGTTATGGTATTACCTTGCACACTAAAGAAGCAAAGTACAAATTTTCAGCTAATGATTCTGTCCCTTCACTGATGACTGAAGCTACGTAGACATGCTCataacatgtttttcttttcttagtcATTCACATTTCGTCTAATATGTCAATCGTTAATATTTCATCTAATTTGTCATCCATCTATTCTCAGGTCGCTGATGAACTTGTAGCAGAATTTGCAAATCCTAGCCACATTGAATCTCCTGATCAGGTAGACTTATTATAAACTGTGCCTCAACTCTCATGGATTATGGATTTCAGAAATAGGCATACATAGTAAGAAGATGATGATCTTGCATGTGTACATTCCTCAGCCTAAGACAATACAGATGGCTACGACATGTCTGTTTTACAAACTGTTGGTAGCAATGCGAAAGTCATTATACTAAAATGTAACCAAATATTGACTAATTTCATAGTATCTCAACAAAAATGCCAAACTAtagataaaacaaaagaatgggAACATATTACGATACTTAAAGATATTGccaaattgaaattgttatgAAAATGTCGTAATAATATTgcaatatatttcaaaaaatcagttttatttattttttatttcttttggtgTTTAATAACTATTCTGAATTTTTAACAATGTTCCTGTAACAAAATTAGTAGAAGACTTATATTTTCATAACTTTATCTATTGATGTTGtataaatttttggttttttttatttcccgAGGAAAAATCCTTCTATTCATCCCTAAGAAAATCCTCGCTgataaaaacctaaaaatgatatttatgactACGAATTGAAACATCCAACGGTGAAAGCTTAAACAAAATGACATTTGAGTGCAAACTGGAAAAAGGAAATTGTATAGAGACTTGGTGAGACAATGTTGGGCTGCCTGTAGCATTGGTTTGACTCTATTGATGATATATCTTTCCGTATCCTGGGATAGATGTGCTACATGCAGTGGACAGGCAATTGCATTAAACAAATATTGGTATCGATGGTCCTTATATGATTTTATTGCTTACAAAATTGTTGTGGTTCTTTTGTTACAGAaacaatttgatgaaaaaaatatacgCCGGAGGGTTTATGATGCCCTAAACGTTCTTATGGCCATGGATATTATATCAAAGGATAAGAAGGAAATCCAATGGAAAGGGTTGCCTCACACCAGCTTGAGTGACATCGAAGAGTTAAAGGTTCGAGCTTGACTATATATTCTACATTTCATGGAAAtagtataaatttattttagtgAATTTGGCATTGCAACTGGCTGCAAATGGTTGGGTACAGAATGGGGTTTTGCCATGTTGGCTGTACCCCAGATTTATTTTTGCTTATCTGTATCTGATCCATTTGCAATCTTAGTCGACAGTCTATGCCAATGGAAGACGGTCAACTTTATATGGCAAAGCCACTCATGTAGCTATTACAGATTATAAACTGTTATTTGAAGTGTGGtatcttgttttttgttgaaaaagggCAGGCTGAGCGCATGGCCCTGAGAAGCCGTATTGAAAAGAAGACTGCTTACTTGCAAGAACTTGAGGAACAGGTATTGAAGAAACAAATCTCAAGCTTCATTTTCCCAATTTATGCCTGAAGTGATTATGGATGTGGTAATTGAATATCTCCAGTTGCTAATGTTGGTCAATCGCATAGTCAATTAGTGTGCTGGTTCATTTCCTAGCTTATCTGTTCTTGTGAGCAAGATTTCTGATTGTTTTCTGCTTGCGCTTGTCTTGCAGTTTATTGGTCTTCGGAATCTTGTTCAAAGGAATAGACAGTCACGTTCAATCCCATGGCTTGCTTTACCATTTTTGTTAGTTCAGGTATACATATGTCCTGTTCCTTTATTCACTCTTTATCTGATTCTATGCTCAATGAGGAGGTGAGGTTCAAGTGCTTCAGAGGATAGTTACTCAAGAGAAGCCCGTATTCCTGTTTTataagtcctgaaatgagctTTATGGCATAAATGCTACCTACTGTTTTTGTTCTGAATATACATGTTTCTTCATCATCTAACCTGGTATAAGAACCATAGTTGTTCCTGACTTGCTCTGGTATCCTGCGTATCTGTTTACCTTGTTTTCAATTGCACATCTTCCGACTCATTTAGATGCCATTTATTGCTAGAAGAGAGAATACTATGAGACGAAATACTAATGCGAACAGCCTTTATTTTCTCTATTGATGACATGCAAAAGACACGAAAACATGCGCATGTTGAGGTGGAAATATCTGGAGACACGCAGCTGGTTCATGTTGACTTCAATGGGTAAGCCACAAGCCTTCCTGATAGAGAATTTTGCTTTCAGTGCTTAACAGCGCCAATAAGAATTCCTTTCCATCTCGGACCAGAAGAAGTTCCTGGATCGTGTGAAATCAGAGTTGATTTTATCCTTTGAGTTGTCTGAGGGtgcaaatggatcagattcaggcTGGGTATTGCAGCTATTTGGCTGTACTGAGTCAAATGCACATCAGTCTTTCCATGCGTTTGGCTGATCTGTGTCTGACGCTTATTTGCATTTCTGTTTCTCTTTGATACTTTATCCAGCTCTGTGTGCTTGTCTTAAACTGGAACATATTTGCAGCACCCCATTTGAATTGCATGACGATGCCCATGTCCTAAAGGCCATGGGACTCTGTGGGACACCATGCAAGGATACAGCGCTTGAAGTTGCAACGGCAAATGGTAGCAACATGCTTGGTATTTTGCAGCATCCATTGCCACTACCGTCAAGATCAAATGCAGCAGGCGCGCCTTCCTCCACACCTCCTATCCCTGGTATTCTCAAAGTGCGTCCTAAGCATGAACATCACCTATGATTTGTTGCCCGGTTCAGCATATAGTAAGGGTTATTCTTCCATTCATTTGAAGAAGGGTTATCTTCCCTTTTGTACAGTGTAAATTAGGATCAGGCCAATTCAAAGGCCTGCTTCCTGCCTGAGAGGAGCATTATCACAGTGGAACCAAATGCGATacagttttcttgttttccttgctCTAGTGTAAATTGCACCAAAGTTCCATTTATTTGTCTCAGTTGGACGTAGGacttattttctaattttatggGCTAGGCAACAGAGAATCTTCGTATTACATTGCCAGTTTTTATTTGGTCAAGCTCGAGGTTTTTCTCGTTTCCTAGAGGGTATCCTCCATTTCTATATGGTATGCGAGAACTATGATCTGCACCAATTTGCTGACATGCACAAACCTCCATGATAAGTTGATGGACATGCTGCCTATCTACAAAAGCATGCATCGTCATTGGAAATTCTTCGGTCTTCGAGTTTGtaaataatatgaaaatgatgtgccCTGTAACAATTTCGTTCTCTTCGGAATCATTAGCAAGGTTTCCTGATGAAAATGTACATCTCTGTTTTCTTTAGTAAGACGTCAAGGAAATCGTACGCGATATATGAGAAGGAATTGGAAAAGtgcaatatttttaaaaggtCAGATTCGGATCAGTTAAATGTGAAACTTTGTTGGAATAGGATTTTGAATGCAAacaaaagaagtaaaaaggaaaatcagattcagatcagctAAATATGTACAAAGTCACTTCAAAGGCCCACGTCTAAAATATGTCTTGGTAATTTGGACACTTTCATACCAAGAGATGCCCCCCAGTTATCAAATCAGATCCTAGGGTTGGCATATTTTCTCAGGCCAGTGGGATCCGGTCACTGGTTCGAGTCACATGTAAGTCGGACCCTTCTTTTCTTCCCGGCACAAAGGGGTCGAACCAGTAGTGTACTAATTGACGTGCATTGGGTTCAGATGCAGCCATGAATCCTGGGAGCAAGGAGAAAAATAGATAAAACTTCCGCGCTCACTTGGACAGTGGACTGCTCTTCCTTTCACCGGGAAtcaaatccgattcaaataCGATAAACATGTGTTATgaatttaaattggattttgatatAGCGGACCACTTATATTTGGACTATTGACTAAAACTCATAGATCAGTCAACAGGGTCTAGGAAGTATAACTTCACACCATGAAATTACCATAATTTTGACTTGGAATTGGTGTGTGGCAGTTTTCGTCTTATTGCTGAGGGTACTTGATAACTGCAATACTATAAGTTGGCGATAAATCACTTCATAAATGTAAATGAGGATATAATTACGATTGTCCGTTTTATTATCAAATATATAACTTTCAAGAGTACGTTTAAAGTTAACTTGGTTTATTactaaattttgcatgtttaattaaaaaatcgAAAAATATAACTAATAGGAATCTACCATTATGCTTTATAAACTTGAGAGGGAAtataatatattcttttttttttgttgtgtatcttgcattaataaattaaaaaaaaaacaataatttaacgatttaaataaataagcatCTACTTTAGATATAGTTTTAATCTCATATTGATATTATGATTATCAATATAGATGAGCACATTCACTCCATCTaatgatttgaaattttaatttttgttgaaattgtTTAAATTACCTCGAAGGCGTAGTGGCAAGGGCGTATTGTAGCTGGTCAGAAAGACACTACCATGAAAACACATCGTTGATTCAATTCCTATAAATGCTATTCATTTAAGACCACCAACAGTAGGTCACAACACTCTTTATCATTATTTAAACGCTCGGTTGACTTCTTATCTAGTAAAGTATTTAAATCATTTTATTACATTAACTGTTAAATTATTTTAGTGAcaatcctaaaattgttggtgACTAACTGTGCATGACACATACAGTGCTTTTAACATAAACAAGGTAATTGTCATTGTCATGGGCTCACTTTCTTCAGCCATGCGGCCAATGATAACACCTCCATTGTAACCCTAAAAGGGTAAAAAGGTGTGCAGATAACTTGCAAATAGTGAGTGCATGCATGACAACCGGTATCAAGGCCCAGGTTTGATCATCTGGCACAGTGGGGCGTGAGGAATTTGAGAACTTCTGTATGCTCTTGAAAAGTACCTCAAGGTAAACCAAATTTACGACGATGTTTCTAACTGATGATGCCATGTAGTGGTGGGAGAGTTGTCGAAACTCGCTTCGGCGATTTTATGTAAGTAAAATTGAGATTTCTTCTATACCTATTTGCTTATATTGTTTTTGTGATGAATGCAATTTATGCTTAGTTATTACAAGAACATTCATCCATTTCCTTGTGATCTTTGATGTTAAAGAAATTGACTTTAAGAAAATGAGCCAGTGACAATTATGTAAGGCAAAAATCCTTTTAAATGTGCTCTTCCATGCTTcctgaaaatttgatttttttggttttataatCATTACTGAAAAAAGAACATACCGAAATTAGGGAACATCGATGCtaaaatatcgcgatattttccCCCGCTCACGAGAGCGACGGACATCTACGGTCGccgtaagagagagagagagagagagtgagggggAAATGCAGAAGAAAGAGCAGAGTAAGGGCTCCGCCGGAGCTGCAGGAGGCGGCACAACCGCCTCCGGAGCCAAGAGGGGACGACCCTTCGGAAGCACCACCGGTAGCTCCTCCCTGCTGGCCGCTCACGGCGACTCCGCCGCCCCGTCGACGCTCCTCGGCCCCTCCCTCCACGTCCAGAGCTCCTTCGCAGGTCAGTCCCCCCAACCCTAAAATGAGAACGCGTACTTCTTCATTTCCCTTGACCAAATACGTCGATCTATGCATGAGAGTTTACCCAGTACGGCGCCGCCGGAAGTTCTTTTGGTGCTCATTCTCGCAGTTGAACACAGAAACCCTAGAAAAACCCTCGTCCTATTATCGCCCTGGAGTGCGCGGTTTTGCAATATTAGTAAACTTTGCAACATTTTTGCGCAATGTAAAGGTAATTTTGGCACAATTTGCTTTTGACTCGGCAGggtgtttcttttttgtcttttcgtAATCCAGTTGTATTGAACAAAGTAATTTCTTCTAAAAACAAAAGTTAATCCTTGAATACAACGAAGAAGCAGGGTTTATGTAGAAACATTCTCTGAACAAATAAATTTTGTCGATAAAATTCTAAACTTTCAGTTAGTACAtctgaaacatttttttatcgAACTTGTGTACTGAAATTTTATGTCGACAATATACCTCCTCAAATTTCTAAATAGTATAACTAGGATGCAGGCCACTTATAGAAACACTACATGaaataattgaatttttttgataaaattctGAGTTAGCAAATCTGAAAACCTTTTTCTTGAACTTGTGGACTGAGATTTTTATTTCTAACACATACCGCCTTAAATTTCTGAAAGACTTGTCAATGGCAGAGAAGATGGTAGCCATGAGCAACTCTCTGAATGTAAGTAATTGTAACGAGTCCAACGATGTAAAGCAACCAAATACAATGATGCTAGACAGGTTATATTTAGTTCATATGCTTGTCAACGAACAAAAAACTGTGTCACTAATGTTTTTGATATCGAACTAGGACTACTGTTAAATTCACGTGAAGGTTGGGAGTGCTTGATTGGGTACTTTTTGTTAAcgttctctttttccttttatcggcgcattattttttttggttgtctTCATTTATATGAATTTGTGAATTTTCATAATTCCTGGTTACAGATCAGAACAATAAAAGGATAGTATTAGCTTTGCAAAGCGGGATAAAGAGTGAATTAACATGGGCTCTGAACACGCTGACATTGCTCTCCTTCAAAGAGAAGGACGATATCAGGAGGGATGCGACTCCCCTTGCGAAAATTCCAGGATTGCTGGACGCTCTCCTGCAAGTTGTAGGTGTTGTTGGAATTCTGCTTCTCCAATTTGGCTGCCTGTTATGAAATACTGTTTCTTTTATATAGTATGATAGTGTCTATTTTATCCTGGCTCTTGTTACCTCTGGATATCTGTCTTGAGATAAATGTTCAACATTTGCAAACTTTAGACATTTATCCTACAGGTTGGTTTATTGGTTTGAGTAACATGTCATACAGGTGCGAGAAATAGGAAAAGTTATAATGAAATATCCCTATACATCTAGTCAAGTTGGTTATATAGTCTAGGTTTTTACGAGGCTCTGAGGGATTGAATCATTGGCACATAGGGATCAAGTTCTGTGAGATTGTGAGTTTTGTAGAGTGCAGTCGCTTGAAATAtaagtaatgcctccatgtCCTGAAGCGAATTATGGGAGAACATGTTTTGAGCTAATACCTAAGTTACATGTGTGCGCCACAACTGGTGAAGCACCCGAGTCGACTTGGGTGCAGGTGCGGCCTGACATGGCACCTGACTCGGTTTGACTGAGTTGGGTTTGCTGACTGCACTTgctcttgttttttcttgttttctttttcatttttttcttctcttatcttttacctcatttttttgccctcttttttctttcctccccCATTTTATTTAATGAAACTTTGAAATTTGTATGAGATAAAGgtaatattgacaaaaaaatttaacaatatagacaaataaaattacttgtataagagactatatatatatatatatatatatatatatatatatatatatatatatagatgtatgcCCTCGCCGCAcctgcacccaatttttttttggaacttgctgCATCCTAcaccccgcacccatgtgacataggctaATACTTGAGAGTTTATTTTCCTTGGTTTAATTTTCTGGAGATGGATTTTGTATTTCAAGTAATCCTGATGATGCTATGCATAGACCTAGAATATGAACTTCCCTTTCTATGGAGTCTGAACAAACATGAATAAATTTCGAGCTCACCTGGTTTGGTCTGCTCCATGTGACCTGAAAAGTGGGGGGCTTGGGGGGGTGGGggtgagagaggaaaaagacaACTTTGGATATTCGTGTCAGATCAGTGTACAGCAACCAATGTATAGACTATATTACCAAATGCAGATTCTTGATTGCTTATACAACTTGCCTTGAGTACTCTAATTCCGTAATTTTGGCATCAGATGGGCTTAGTTTCGTGCAATTGGATGACTGTATATTTAGGTTCATTGATTTTTCCACAAGGGGTATGCCTTATTTATGTCTATATTCATTTCATGCATGTGTTTGCAATCCTTATTCGGTATATGGTCAGAAATATGCATCTATATGTGTTGCACTGTAAGATTTCAACTCCTGCTAAGATTGTTAGAATGTTACCATCATTCTACCATTTGCTAATATGTTCTCTTGTTTATTACTTTGTTTaagaaaatcatgtttgtttctGCAACTTGTCTCATTCTTCCATATTTGTTGAATACAATTGTCTTATTCTTGCACAGGTAGATGATTGGCGTGATGTAGCTTATCCTAAAGATGCTTTAAGGCCTAGCAGGATCAGAACGCTGGGTGCTAATTGTGTTGTCAGTGGCTTTGGGTTTGAGTATGATGCATTGGGCTCAAGTGATACAGTCTCTAGCCTAAGGTAACCTTAACCATAAATTTCCTTCTGACTCCCATTCTTTAACattcttaaatttcttttgatgTATGAATACTGGAGAAACTTAAACTTCTGCAGCTCCAAAGCTGGTCCAGCGAATTCAAAGGGAACAACTGATAAAGGCTCAGAAAACCAGCCTTTGCAATGGTGGTCTCAGGATGACGTTCTATTTAACCTAGATGAAGATGGACGGGCGGAAAGGCAACAATGTGCTGTTGCTGCTTCAAATATAATCCGCAATTTCTCCTTTATGCCTGAAAATGAGACTATTATGGCCCAGCATAGACACTGCTTGGAAACTGTCTTTCAGTGCATAAATGACCATCTCACTGGTAAGACACagcttgttttaaatttgagtttgcCGTGTCCCTTAGTGTAAAACATCATTGAGGATTATCAGGTAGCAGATCGTATGTCCTTTCAGTTGACTTTTGTTAAATGGTTGAAAAACGCTGGTGTTTGTATCactgatattttgaaaatatcaagataTTTTCTGCATTCTTAAACTAGCTGATGTTATTGACAAAATGACGTGTACATTGCTAAAAAAAGGAATACCACAGCAAAAGCACAAATATCTTTATAGAAATTAtgtgttttaaatatatattttttaccttttgtttcttttaataaaaaaattaccgAGAATTTCCCAATGTTTTTATCAGAAAAGTAGTAGAAACGcttcatgaattttttattatcctttaaatgttttaactttttgaaTAACCTATTTTCTTGAGATCTTTATgagcaaaaaaatttaaaaactgagAGAAAAGCTTTCCTAAAAATTACGGAGAACGATATCTGTACTATGGTTTGTATTACTTTGAGTGTTATTAGCATGCGCTGGTGCTTTTGGAATTTTAATAGTAATTCTCTAAGTCAGCAGGGCGTGGAAGGATAGATACTCATGAATGGTTTCGATATGTGTCTGCCACATGATGAAGTTCTTTTtacatctatgcagaggatgaGGAACTGGTCACGAATGCACTTGAAACAATTGTCAATTTGGCTCCATTGCTGGATCTTCGGATATTCAGTTCATCAAAGGCATCTTATATAGAAGTAACGTAAGTCAAGTTATTGTTTTTCTCGGTTGTCATTTTTTATGCTGTTATTGGGTAACAATCTCTATGGCAAAACCAGAGAGAAGGATGCTGTTCAAGCAATTATGGGGATGCTGAACTCTCCAATCAAGGCTTGGCACTTGGCAGCCTCTGAATTGCTTGGAAGATTGATAATAAATCCAGATAATGAGCCCTTCCTACTTCCCTTTTTTCCCCAGGTCAGTGTGGTCAGATTATTTTCTTTATAGCTGAGCGTCATTCTGGTCATGCAACcatttattgaatgagtattgATTTCATAATTATGATATCCTCTGCATGTATGGTCATATTCTGGATGGGAATTGCAGATATACAAGCGTTTGGTCGACATTCTAAGCATGCCAGCAGCTGATGCACAGGCAGCAGCAGTGGCTTCACTTTTTAACTTGGTAGAAGTTAACATGGATTGCCGGCTGAGGCTTGCAAGTGAGAGATGGTGAGAAAATCTTGCTGCGGAAAGTGTGTTCTACATATATGTTTGATTACAGTGTATTAGTTCCTATATAAAAGTCCAGTAACTCATCTAGCTACAACATGTTGGTAAGAGACTGCCATTTGATCAAAGCTGCCTGAGTCTTGGAGTACAGCGATCATACTCTCTTAGTCAATCTTGCGTCACTAACTATCCTATTGGtaaattgattttcaatttaTGTAGGGCAATTGAGCGGCTGCTTAGGGTAATCAGGCAACCACATCCTGTGCCAGAGGTTTCAAGAAAGGCTGCCATGATATTGGAGAGCCTCGCTTCCGAGCCACAAAACAGAGCTGTTCTTTTGGCACATGAGAATACCTTTGCGGAGATGCTGTTCTCAGATAGCAGGCACTCTGATTCTTTTGCACGGATTCTTTATGAGTTGACATCAAGGCCAAATACCCGAGTTGCTGCAGCTCGTGGAGTATGGGGCATGTAAAAATAGCTGCGGTGTCTGCTTCTGCAAAACTTGCAATGTTGCCAAGGTGCACAAGTAGACAATGACTTCTTTGTTGAGCTGTTGCTTCAATGTACATAATAATTTCGCAGTGCACAATATTCTTTTCAACCACAAATAATTTCAGCTGAACTAAATCTCGATTTCT
Coding sequences:
- the LOC116267115 gene encoding transcription factor-like protein DPB — its product is MRAENSLAMVSGRCCAINVDGGGGGNIFNLTRGAQSWIAQGQSISTGSSAGGSPSSASGPVIATKPGDTAAFARINRLDVHRDVDEGSPSNLRGKKKKSRGPRAVAGDKSGRGLRQFSMKVCEKVESKGKTTYNEVADELVAEFANPSHIESPDQKQFDEKNIRRRVYDALNVLMAMDIISKDKKEIQWKGLPHTSLSDIEELKAERMALRSRIEKKTAYLQELEEQFIGLRNLVQRNRQSRSIPWLALPFLLVQTRKHAHVEVEISGDTQLVHVDFNGTPFELHDDAHVLKAMGLCGTPCKDTALEVATANGSNMLGILQHPLPLPSRSNAAGAPSSTPPIPGILKVRPKHEHHL
- the LOC116248731 gene encoding armadillo repeat-containing protein LFR; translated protein: MQKKEQSKGSAGAAGGGTTASGAKRGRPFGSTTGSSSLLAAHGDSAAPSTLLGPSLHVQSSFADQNNKRIVLALQSGIKSELTWALNTLTLLSFKEKDDIRRDATPLAKIPGLLDALLQVVDDWRDVAYPKDALRPSRIRTLGANCVVSGFGFEYDALGSSDTVSSLSSKAGPANSKGTTDKGSENQPLQWWSQDDVLFNLDEDGRAERQQCAVAASNIIRNFSFMPENETIMAQHRHCLETVFQCINDHLTEDEELVTNALETIVNLAPLLDLRIFSSSKASYIEVTEKDAVQAIMGMLNSPIKAWHLAASELLGRLIINPDNEPFLLPFFPQIYKRLVDILSMPAADAQAAAVASLFNLVEVNMDCRLRLASERWAIERLLRVIRQPHPVPEVSRKAAMILESLASEPQNRAVLLAHENTFAEMLFSDSRHSDSFARILYELTSRPNTRVAAARGVWGM